Proteins co-encoded in one Armatimonadota bacterium genomic window:
- a CDS encoding nucleotidyltransferase family protein, producing the protein MHALILAGGRGERLRPFTEDRPKPMVEIMGVPILAYQLHWLQTQGVDEVVIACGYRHEVITDYFGDGAKWGMRIHYAVEDEPLGRGGAIKHAYRQLPGAPDLVVATNGDVITNLPLLPVVEHHRAQGVLATVVLTPYVSTYGLVEVDERNRVVAFHEKPTLPYWVNAGIYVLSRQAIEQFPDAGDHETTTFPALAAAGQLGAYKSTAYWRAVDTVKDLSEVRKELERRLLTAFLA; encoded by the coding sequence GTGCACGCGCTCATCCTTGCCGGCGGCCGCGGGGAGCGCCTGCGGCCGTTCACCGAAGACCGTCCCAAGCCCATGGTGGAGATCATGGGCGTCCCGATCCTCGCCTACCAGCTGCACTGGCTGCAGACCCAGGGGGTCGACGAGGTGGTCATCGCCTGCGGCTACCGGCACGAGGTGATCACCGACTACTTCGGCGACGGCGCCAAGTGGGGCATGCGCATCCACTACGCGGTCGAAGACGAGCCGCTGGGTCGCGGCGGCGCCATCAAGCACGCCTACCGCCAGCTGCCCGGCGCCCCCGACCTCGTGGTCGCCACCAACGGCGACGTGATCACCAACCTGCCGCTGCTGCCCGTGGTGGAGCACCACCGGGCGCAAGGCGTCCTGGCCACCGTGGTCCTGACCCCCTACGTGAGCACCTACGGCCTCGTCGAGGTCGACGAGCGCAACCGCGTCGTGGCGTTTCACGAAAAGCCGACCCTGCCCTACTGGGTGAACGCCGGCATCTACGTGCTCTCCCGGCAGGCCATCGAGCAGTTCCCGGACGCCGGCGACCACGAGACCACGACGTTCCCTGCGCTGGCGGCAGCCGGCCAGCTCGGCGCATACAAGTCCACGGCTTACTGGCGGGCCGTCGACACCGTGAAGGACCTCTCGGAGGTCCGGAAGGAGCTCGAGCGCCGCCTCCTCACCGCGTTCCTGGCGTAG
- the dtd gene encoding D-aminoacyl-tRNA deacylase: protein MRAVVQRVARGAVRVGDEVVGSIGRGVVVLLGVGEGDTVADADAMADKLAHLRLFDDEAGKLNRSLLEVGGEVLLVPQFTLYGDTSRGRRPSFTRAAPSARAAPLCERVAAGLRARGLRVATGRFGARMLVEIANDGPVTLLLEVGEEQPAVPRTR from the coding sequence GTGCGCGCGGTGGTCCAGCGGGTCGCCCGCGGTGCGGTGCGGGTCGGCGACGAGGTCGTCGGGAGCATCGGCCGCGGTGTCGTGGTCCTCCTCGGTGTGGGCGAGGGGGATACGGTGGCCGACGCCGACGCCATGGCCGACAAGCTGGCGCACCTGCGGCTGTTCGACGACGAGGCCGGCAAGCTCAACCGCTCGCTGCTCGAGGTTGGGGGCGAGGTGCTGCTGGTGCCGCAATTCACCCTCTACGGCGATACCAGTCGCGGGCGCCGGCCGTCGTTCACGCGAGCGGCCCCGTCGGCGCGCGCCGCGCCCCTGTGCGAGCGCGTGGCCGCGGGCCTGCGGGCGCGCGGCCTGCGGGTCGCTACCGGCCGGTTCGGCGCCCGCATGCTGGTGGAGATCGCCAACGACGGGCCGGTGACCCTGTTGCTGGAGGTCGGCGAGGAACAGCCGGCGGTCCCGCGCACACGGTGA